A genomic segment from Capra hircus breed San Clemente chromosome 15, ASM170441v1, whole genome shotgun sequence encodes:
- the LOC102189605 gene encoding olfactory receptor 56A4-like, whose amino-acid sequence MVLSLNHTGTQVTEFLMICFPGMQDTQHWLSLVLAPLLVLALGANFLLLLAIWQEASLHEPMYYLLAILSVLDVILCLTVIPKVLLIFWFDMKPISFMGCFLQMFIMNTFLPMESSTFLVMAYDRYVAICHPLRYPSIITEQFVINAAIFIIFRNLLATLPTPVLAARLNYCASNVVENCICANISVAKLSCGDIHLNKLYQFVSVWCLLGSDLILILLSYCFILSAVMHLQSGGASTKALSTCGSHLILILFFYTLLLVFIFTNKAGKKVSPEVPILLNVLHHLIPPALNPIVYGVRTQEIKQGIIKLFKYQF is encoded by the exons ATGGTGTTATCTCTCAACCACACAGGGACCCAGGTGACTGAATTCCTGATGATCTGCTTTCCAGGAATGCAGGATACCCAGCACTGGCTGTCTCTAGTCCTGGCTCCTCTCCTAGTTTTGGCCCTTGGGGCCAACTTTCTGTTATTACTTGCCATCTGGCAGGAGGCATCTCTGCACGAGCCCATGTACTACCTGCTTGCCATCCTTTCTGTGCTGGATGTCATCCTCTGCCTCACAGTCATCCCTAAG GTCCTGCTCATCTTCTGGTTCGACATGAAGCCCATCAGCTTTATGGGCTGCTTCCTGCAGATGTTCATCATGAATACATTCCTTCCCATGGAGTCCTCCACCTTTCTGGTCATGGCTTACGACCGCTACGTGGCCATCTGCCACCCACTGCGCTACCCATCCATCATCACGGAACAGTTTGTCATCAATGCAGCCATCTTCATCATCTTCCGCAATTTGCTGGCCACGCTGCCTACACCAGTTCTGGCTGCGAGACTCAATTACTGTGCCAGCAATGTAGTGGAAAACTGTATCTGTGCCAACATTTCTGTAGCAAAGCTCTCCTGTGGAGACATTCACCTAAATAAGCTCTACCAATTTGTGAGTGTTTGGTGCCTACTGGGTTCTGATCTGATCCTTATCTTGCTATCCTACTGCTTCATCTTGAGTGCTGTTATGCATTTGCAGTCAGGAGGTGCATCCACCAAAGCCTTGAGTACTTGTGGTTCCCATCTCATTCTTATACTTTTCTTCTATACATTGCTGCTAGTCTTCATCTTCACAAATAAGGCAGGGAAAAAAGTGTCCCCAGAGGTACCCATTCTTCTCAATGTCTTGCACCATCTCATCCCACCAGCCCTGAACCCCATTGTTTATGGAGTACGAACCCAGGAAATCAAGCAAGGGATTATCAAGCTATTCAAGTACCAGTTCTGA
- the LOC102181615 gene encoding olfactory receptor 56A4, whose product MISHSNYSTPPVSEFLLICFPNYQSWQHWLSLPLSLLFLLAMGANATLLITIRLEASLHEPMYYLLSLLSLLDMVLCFTVIPKVLAIFWFDLRSISFSGCFLQMFIMNCFLAMESCTFMVMAYDRYVAICHPLRYPSIITDQFVARAAIFVVARNGLFFLPVPILSARLRYCAENIIKNCICTNLSVSKLSCDDITFNRLYQFVAGWTLLGSDLILIILSYSCILKAVLRIKAEGAAAKALSTCGSHFILILFFSTVLLVLVITNLARKRIPPDVPILLNILHHLIPPALNPIVYGVRTKEIKQGIQKLLKRL is encoded by the coding sequence ATGATATCACACAGCAACTACTCCACTCCCCCAGTCTCCGAATTCCTCCTCATCTGCTTCCCTAACTACCAGAGCTGGCAGCACTGGCTGTCCCTGCCCCTcagtctcctcttcctcctggccATGGGGGCCAACGCCACCCTCCTGATCACCATCCGGCTGGAGGCCTCTCTGCATGAGCCCATGTACTACCTGCTCAGCCTCCTCTCCCTGCTGGACATGGTGCTCTGCTTCACCGTCATCCCCAAGGTCCTGGCCATCTTCTGGTTTGACCTCAGGTCCATCAGCTTCTCAGGCTGCTTCCTCCAGATGTTCATCATGAATTGCTTCCTTGCCATGGAGTCCTGCACATTCATGgtcatggcctatgaccgctatgtggccatctgccaccCACTACGGTACCCCTCCATCATCACTGATCAATTCGTAGCTAGGGCTGCCATCTTTGTAGTGGCCCGGAATGGcctctttttcctccctgttcCAATCCTTTCTGCCAGACTCAGATACTGTGCGGAGAACATCATCAAGAACTGCATCTGCACTAACCTCTCTGTGTCCAAACTCTCCTGTGATGACATCACCTTCAATCGGCTCTACCAGTTTGTGGCAGGCTGGACCCTACTGGGCTCTGACCTCATCCTTATCATTCTCTCCTACTCTTGTATCCTGAAAGCTGTGCTAAGGATTAAAGCTGAGGGAGCTGCTGCCAAGGCCCTGAGCACCTGCGGTTCCCACTTCATCCTCATCCTCTTCTTCAGCACAGTCCTGCTGGTGCTGGTCATCACTAACCTGGCCAGGAAGAggattcccccagatgtccccATCCTGCTCAACATCCTGCACCACCTCATCCCCCCAGCTCTGAACCCCATTGTTTATGGTGTGAGAACCAAGGAGATCAAGCAGGGAATCCAGAAACTGCTCAAGAGGTTATAA
- the LOC108637613 gene encoding olfactory receptor 56A4-like, with protein MDFLLSFRFSKGSAVIKITWDHSATTPSPPVSEFLLICFPNYQSWQHWLSLLLSLLFLLAMGANATLLVTIRLEASLHEPMYCLLSLLSLLDVVLCLTVIPKVLAIFWFDNKAISFSGCFLQMFIMNSFLTMESCTFMVMAYDRYVAICNPLHYPSVITNQFVASAAIFVVARNGLLTMPIPILSSRLRYCAENIIKNCICTNLSVSKPSCDDITFNRLYQFVAGWTLLGSDLILIILSYSCILKAVLKIKVEGAAAKALSTCGSHFILILFFSTVLLVLVITNLARKRIPPDVPILLNILHHRIPPALNPIVYGVRTKEIKQGIQKLLRRL; from the coding sequence ATGGATTTTCTCTTGTCTTTCAGATTTTCCAAAGGGTCAGCTGTGATCAAAATTACATGGGATCACTCAGCAACTACTCCCTCTCCCCCAGTCTCCGAATTCCTCCTCATCTGCTTCCCTAACTACCAGAGCTGGCAGCACTGGCTGTCCCTGCTCCTcagtctcctcttcctcctggccATGGGGGCCAACGCCACCCTTCTGGTCACCATCCGGCTGGAGGCCTCTCTGCACGAGCCCATGTACTGCCTGCTCAGCCTCCTCTCCCTGCTGGACGTGGTGCTCTGCCTCACCGTCATCCCCAAGGTCCTGGCCATCTTCTGGTTTGACAATAAAGCCATCAGTTTCTCAGGCTGCTTCCTCCAGATGTTCATCATGAACAGTTTCCTGACCATGGAGTCCTGCACATTCATGgtcatggcctatgaccgctatgtggccatctgcaacCCTTTGCATTACCCGTCTGTCATCACTAACCAATTTGTAGCTAGCGCTGCCATCTTTGTAGTGGCCCGGAATGGCCTTCTTACTATGCCTATCCCCATTCTTTCCTCCCGACTGAGATACTGTGCAGAGAACATCATCAAGAACTGCATCTGCACTAACCTCTCTGTGTCCAAACCCTCCTGTGATGACATCACCTTCAATCGGCTCTACCAGTTTGTGGCAGGCTGGACCCTACTGGGCTCTGACCTCATCCTTATCATTCTCTCCTACTCTTGTATCCTGAAAGCTGTGCTAAAGATCAAGGTTGAGGGAGCTGCTGCTAAGGCCCTGAGCACCTGTGGTTCTCACTTCATCCTCATCCTCTTCTTCAGCACAGTCCTGCTGGTCCTGGTCATCACTAACCTGGCCAGGAAGAggattcccccagatgtccccATCCTGCTCAACATCCTGCACCACCGCATCCCCCCAGCTCTGAACCCCATTGTTTATGGTGTGAGAACCAAGGAGATCAAGCAGGGAATCCAGAAACTGCTCAGGAGGTTATAA